AGCTCGACAACAAGGGACTTCTCGCACCTGGCTGTGGTATCGTAAGCCAGACCCCAACCGAGAACCTCCAGGCAATGATCGAAGCTGCAAAGAACTGGACTTACTAAGTCCAATTCTTTTTTCCTTTCTTTTTTTAATTACTTGAAATTCAAATTAAATTCATTTTTAAACTCTGTTCTGCCCTTAAACCCCTTTTCTCCGGGCACATGCACTATTTGCATTAATTTTAACCTGCTACCTTTCATCGCATTCCAGAACAACTTATTCTGAGTATTGAACAACCCACAGGGGCTTAACCAAAGGTTTAGATATTTGAAGATTAAAATGCACAAAAGAGATTAAATATATCAAGGTTCTCCATTATCTTTAAATACTTCCTCGTATATGAGCATAATAAATCAAATTTAAAAATTACAAGAGGTTAAAAAGATGAAAGTATGCGTACCTTCTGCAAAAAATGGTGGATTGGAAGATAATGTCGGACAGCACTTTGGAATGGTTCCAAACTATACCGTACTGGATACAGAGACAAATGAGGTAATGGTAGTAGAAAATACAAGCCAGCACAACGGCGGCGTTGGTTTGCCACCTGAACTATTATCAAATGCAGGCGTCGACATAATGCTTTGCGGAGGACTTGGAACAAAAGCTGTCAACATGTTCTCAGAATTCGGGATAGAGGTTTTCGTTGGAGCTCAGGGAACAGTAGAAACTGCTATTTCAGAATGGAAAGAAGGAAACCTTGCAAGTCCGAACAGTGAGAATGTCTGCCAGGGACATGACCACGACCATGATCACCAGAACTGAATGATATCATGAAGATCGCAATAGCAAGCGGAAAAGGAGGAACAGGCAAGACCACCGTAGCGGTGAACCTTTCCCTTTCACTTCAGGATGCACAACTCCTGGACTGTGATGTTGAAGAACCTAACTGCAACCTCTTTCTCAAAAGGGAAATGGAGCCGATCACAGAGGTAACAACCGTCATCCCTGAGATCCTGGAAGAGAACTGCACATATTGTAAAAAATGTTCTGACTTCTGCCGTTTCAATGCAATTGCAACTCTTCCGAACAAGATCATGACATTTCCTGCACTATGCCACAGTTGTGGCGGATGCATGATGGTATGCCCCGAAGGGGCAATTCAGGAATGCGAGATCGTTACAGGCATAATAAGGAAATCAACAACCAAAGACCAGACCGGTCCGGAACTATACGAAGGACTGCTGGATATCGGCCAGACCATGGCATCACCTGTGATCGGGAAGGTGAAAAAATACATCGATCCAACCAGGACAGCTATCATTGATGCACCGCCCGGAACCGCGTGCCCGGTACTGACCACCCTTGAAGATGTCGACTACTGTATCCTTGTTACTGAGCCTACTCCCTTTGGATTACATGACCTGAAACTGGCGGTCGAGGTTGCCAGAGTACTCAATATACCACACGGAATACTTATCAACCGAAGTGGAAGTGGCGATGACAGTGTGGAAAAATACTGTGCAGACGAGGGTATCGAAGTCCTTATGAAAATACCCCAGGACACAAGGATCGCACGGCTTTACTCGGAGGGAATTCCATTCGTGGAGGAGATGGAAGAGTGGAAAGAGAAGTTCATGCAGCTCTACATTTCTATAAAAGACAGATACGGCAGGAGTGAAAAAGCATGAAGCAGCTTGTCATAATCAGCGGTAAAGGCGGGACCGGCAAGACAACCATCACTGCAGGTATTTCATCACTTGCAGAGAACAGTATTATCGCAGACTGTGATGTGGATGCACCTAACCTGCATCTTCTCCTTGAACCAGAGGTCATCGAAACCTTCGATTTCCACGGAATGGACATCGCAAATATAGATGATGAGAAATGTTCCGGCTGCAACCTGTGTATCGAGAATTGCAATTTTAATGCGATATTCACGGACCATTCCATAAACAGCTGCAAATGCGAAGGTTGCGGGGTCTGCGAATACGTATGCCCTGAGAATGCTATTACAATGATAGACAACCCCTCAGGAACTGTATTCAGTTCAACTACAAGGTATGGCCCGATGGTGCATGCAGAACTGTTTATCGGAGAAGAAGCAAGCGGTAAACTTGTTACTTCAGTAAAAGAACATGCCCTATCACTCGCAAGGGAAAATGACTCCGACCTTGTCATCTACGACGGCCCTCCGGGAACCGGCTGTCCTGTTATAGCCACCATTACCGGTGCTGACCTTGCACTTATTGTCACTGAACCAAGTGTATCAGGCATACACGACCTGGAAAGAATAATAAAGGTCACTGACCATTTCGGAATTCCTGCCATCGTCTGCATCAATAAATATAACATAAATGAAGAGAACACAAAGCAGATCGAGATATCATGCGAGGAAAATGGCATTATGGTTGCAGGAAAGCTTCCGTATGACACAATACCTAACAGGGCGATGATAGGGAAAAAGACCGTCATTGAATATGCGGACAATGAGTTCTCAGATAACCTGAAAAGCATCTGGAGAACTGTGAAAGCAGAACTCGATGCAACCTCATGATGAAAATGGGATATTTGGTAGTATAAAAGGTGATCAGACAATGAAATGTGCATCCTGCAAAACAAGAAGGTGCAGGGAGGGAAAGGATTGTACTCCAAGGGAAGTGCAGCCTGAATATGTTGCAGAAGACCTGGATATGATGAAGGCGGCCTCAAAGATAGAGGCTAATTTCTACATGCAGAGAACAAGGCTTGAAGAGCTCATCCTTTTTGCAAAGGAAATGGGATACCGCAAACTAGGCGTCGCTTTCTGCCTGGGTCTGGGAGATGAGGCCAGGACCCTCTGCCATATACTTGAGAAAGACTTCATGGTAGAGTCTGTATGCTGCAAGATCTGTGGCGTGGACAAGGAGGAATACGGACTGGACAAGATCAGGGAGGGAAGAGAAACAACCTGCAACCCCATTGCTCAGGCAACAATGCTCAACCGGGCGGGAACAGATCTTAACATCATAGTGGGACTATGCATGGGTCATGACATAATGTTCAACAAATATTCCGAAGCACCTGTTACAACGTTCATTGTAAAGGACAGGGTCCTTGCACACAATCCTGCAGGAGCACTTTATTCCGGATATTACCAGAGGAACCGTTTCGGAATGGGGAACAAGTGATGAAGGTCACCATCGTCTATGATAATGAAGCAAAACCACCTTTCAGGAAAGGGTGGGGATTTTCCTGTTATATTGACACCGGGAACAGGAAGATACTTTTTGACACGGGGTGGGATGGCTGTGCTTTAAGGCACAATCTATCGAAGCTGAACATACCTGTCGAGGATATCGATATTCTCGTGCTTTCCCACCAGCACTGGGACCATATAGGTGGCCTGCCGGTGATATTGAACAGCAGCAAGAGCCTTGAGGTCTTCGTTCCAGCATCCTTTTCAGAGAAACTTAAAAATGAGATGTCGGTCCATTCTACTTTGCATGAGGTCACCGACAAATGCAGAATATGCAACAACGTCTTTTCTACAGGTGAACTAGGGAACAATCCTAAAGAGCAGTCGCTGATGCTGGAAACAGCAAACGGTATTTTCGTGATCACAGGATGTGCACACCCGGGACTGGAAGCCATAATCGGAGCAGCAGCTTCAGAAGGAGAGGTCTGCGGCATCATTGGGGGCCTGCATGATAGCAGGGAGTATGAACTCCTTGAAGGACTGGAGTTCATAGGTGTCGGACACTGTACATCGAACATTGAGACCATCAAAAGCATGTTTCCGGATACTTTTGTACCTATTGAGGCAGGGTACAGCTTTGAGATCTGAATAGAACTGAAATATCTTGCCAGATCTTCAGTTGTACCAATTCCATACCTTCAAAACACTACAGGTTCACAGTATATTTTGAACTGCTTTCCATGCAGAAGTATATCAAATAATGAGAACATATTCTTCGCCGGAAAAGGTGAGAATATGAGAATTGCTATACCCTCCACGGAAAAAGGCGGATTGGAAGATGATGTCGAACTTCATTTTGGAAAGGCTGCTACCTACACGATCTATGACAGCGAAACAGAAGAAGTTGAGGTCATGGAGAACACAAGTGTCCATGTGGGTGGAAAAGGATTACCCCACGAACTGCTGGTAAAGGCCGGAGTGGACGTTGTCCTGTGTTCCGGGGTCGGCCAGAAGATCGTGGACCTTCTGAACAAGAATGATATTGACATATTCATAGGTGCCGATGGCACGGTACAGGAAGCCATCGATTCCTGGAAAGCAGGGAAGTTATACAGGCCTAAGAGCATAAACGTGGACAAAGACCAGGGGCTAGGTTTGACACAGCATAGCCTTTGATGGCCCTATAACTTTTTTTTATTCGTCCATCTTCCCTTTCCCGGAAGATATCCAGGGAAGAGCACACAAAGGACAATCAGGACCGAATCCCGCAGCATTATAACCGGTCATCCCGCCGGAAACATTGTGCACATCACTGAAGTTGTTCTGTTGCAGGATACTTGCAGCCATACTGGAACGATGTCCGCTTCCGCAGATCACCAGGGTCTTTGCCTCGGGATCAAGCCCCTTGTAGGAATACCTTACCTCTTCCACAGGGATGTTAATTGCCTTGTCGATATGCCCGGAATCGAACTCTGAAGGTGCCCTGACGTCCACAAGAATAAACTCTTCGTCGTCCCTGACCATGTTATCGAGCTCAGGGCTTGATACCTGACATAGATGTTCTGTGGGAAGACCTGCCATGGCCCATGCATGCATGCCCCCTTCAAGGAATCCGATGACCCTGTCAAGATCTACCCTGTGCAGCCATACTGCTGCTTCGGATGCATGATCAGGAGAGTCGGAAACCAGCAGGATGTTCTTATCCGGAGGAAGAAGCCAGCCTGAAAATGTGGCAAAGTTGCTCTTCAGGTCGATGCTGTATGCACCCGGGATATGGCGTCCACCGAATGCCTCATAGCAGCGGATATCAAGGACAATGGTGCCGGGATCTTCGACCAGTTTGCTGAAATCTGCAGGAGGGATAGCTTTCAGAGGAGGAAGAACAACAAGCAGTTCAGGCCCCCTTCCGTTGACCTCACTGCAACGGCTGAAATGATCGGGAGCATTAGGCATGTTCTCAGTAAGTGAGTGAATGAGATCTTCCCGATCACTGATGTTCAGGGCATAATTATAAAGACGCTCATAACCGATAGTGGTACTGCGTTTTGCAGCCATGGACCTTCCACACAGGGAACCTGCACCGTGTGCAGGATATACCTCACAATGATCAGGCAGTTTCAGCAGTTTTTCGTGCAGGCTTTCATAGAGTTTCGAGGCCAGCTCTTCTGCTCTTCCCGGGAACAGGTCAGGCCTTCCAACATCGCCTACAAAAAGGGTGTCACCACAGAAGACACATACCGGAACCTCACCACGTGACCTGTCCGTGACAACATAGGATACATGCTCCGGTGTGTGTCCCGGGGTTTCCAGAACCTCTATGACCATGTCCTCTATCTCAAATGAATCTCCTTCGGATACCTCCATGGAATCAAAACTGCAATTCGCAGAGGCCGGGGCCACTATCGTAGCACCGGTCCTTTCCCGGAGTTCTATGTGGCCGGAGATGAAATCCGCATGGAGATGGGTTTCCAGGACATGGGTGATCTCCCAGCCCATCTCAGATGCAACATCCATGTAGACATCGATGTCACGATCCGGATCAACCACTGCACACGTAGTGTTCCCGCCAAAAAGGTATGAGCTATGTGCTATTCCGTCTGTAAATATCTGCCTGATGATCAAATATAGGACCTCCCACCCTTTTTGAGCCATAACATAGAGAATATTTATGCCGATACTATGATGATGGCAACATCATAAAGACTTCAAAAATACTATAAGGGTTCATGAGATATATATTATTAATATAAAGTGATCGAACACTGAATTCCTTTACTACTCCGAGGGGTGCATTGTGCTGACATTTGACATCGGGCTGGACCCTGTACTATATGATTTCCTTACAAAAGCTATACTGTCCCTGTTAATAGGAATACTGATAGGCATAGAAAGGGAACATCGCCGTAAGGATCAGGAAGTCTTTGCTGGTGTACGCACTTTTGCAATAGTCTGTCTTAGCGGAATGCTTGCAGCCTATGTTGCAGAGGTTATAAACAGCGCCATACTGCAGATCACAACAGCACTTGTTGCAGCCTCCTGTTTTGTACTGGTATACAGGATCTACACAACCAGCGGCAAGCTTGGAATGACCAGTTCCATTGCCCTGTTCTCGACCTACCTGCTTGGAGTACTGGTCACTAGCGGTCGATTCCTCTTTGCCATAATAATAGCTGTGCTCATAACACTCCTTTTGATCGAGAAAAAGCCACTTCACACCTTCGCACAACACCTCTCAGACGAGGAAATACTCAATGCTGTACAGTTCCTTGTTGTCGCCTTTATCCTTTATCCGCTAATGCCGGACGAACCTGTATTGGGTGTCCTGAACCTGAAATCGGCCATACTCATTGTGGTACTGGTCATGTTCATAGGTTTTATCAGCTACATCTCCCTCAAAAGGTTCGGGACAGATGGTGGAATTACATATTCAGGACTTTTCGGAGGGTTCATAAGCAGTGAGGCAACCACGGCTGCACTTGCGACAATGGCAAAGAACAGGACCAGCCTGATGGATGCATTGTACATCGGAGTGTTGATGTCAAATATCTCCATGATAATAAGCAACACCCTGATCGCACTGATAGTGGACCCCACTGCATCCACCATGCTGATGATGCTACCACCACAGTTAGCAATGCTCATGATTACGATCGGAATAGTGATCATTCGAAGGAAAAAGAACGATATAATGACCGAACCACTTGAGATCGGTTCACCTTTTGCACTAAAGCCTGCTTTCAGGTTCGGTGCGATCTTTACTATCCTGCTTGTGATCACAAGCATTTCAAGCGAATTCCTCGGCGATGCCGGTGTCTACGCATCCGCCCTTGGAGGACTGGTAAGCAGTTCAGCAGTCACTGCCTCGGTGGCAGCCCTGGCATTCTCAGGGAACGTGTCATATACGGTAGCTGCACAGACAGCAGTGGCCGCAGGTATCATCAGTACGCTTAACAAGCTGGTACTCATAAGGATATCCGGATCAAAGGAGCTATATTGCCGCTCGAGGAACACACTCATACTGATAGCTGCCACAGGAATTGCAGCCCTTTACCTGTGGACCCTTTACGCAGGCTCTACCGTATTTTAATTTTTGTCTGTGTAATGTACATGTCAGGCGTTAACTCCTTTAAGGACGATACCTCAAAGAAGTGATGTTATGAACACTCAGTACAGACCTTCTTTTGCCACCGAGGAGCTGGAGTTCCACGGAAATGAGAACAACCCGGAAGGAAAAGCACTCTATTTTCCCGTTCACCGGAGAAAGATCCTGATCGATGCTGCAAGTCGGCCGGAAGAGTACTTTGAATACAGTCCTGGAGAGAAGGTCATTAATGGAACTGAGGTCATCTATATCGGAACTATCAATAGCAAACCATGTTACTGCTTTGAGATGGAAGAAGAGTTATGTGAAGAGGATATGCAGTACTTCGACCTTCATGACCTGTATGGTGTGATCGATGAGGAGATGCTTGGAATTGCCTCAAGGGCGGTCCAGATGGCTGATTTTTACCGCACTCACCAATACTGCGGGATCTGCGGTGGAACTACAGAATATATCCCGAAAGAGACCGGAATGCAATGCCACGATTGTGACCATATAGCCTATCCCCGCATCAGCCCTGCTGTTATTGTGCTTATAGAAAGGGACGAACACCTTCTTATGGCAAGGTCCAGGAACTTCCCGGAAGGACTTTACGGACTTGTGGCCGGCTTTGTGGAAGCCGGGGAGACCATTGAGCACGCTGCCCACAGGGAGATCAGGGAAGAGGTGGGCGTTTCCGTAAAGGACCTCACCTATTTCGCAAGCCAGCCCTGGCCATTTCCCTCATCGCTTATGATAGGATTTACAGCGAACTTTGCGGAAGGTGAAATAGACATCGATCCGGAAGAGATCGAAGATGCAGCCTGGTTCCACGTGAACGATATCCCAAAGCTCCCGCAAAAGAAGAGTATCTCGCGAGCTCTCATCGATCATTTTCTGGAAAAGCATGCAAAAGGGGAATAAAAGAGTATTATTTTTGGGGAGTACGCAAATTTTAAATAAATACATGCATAACCCTCCTTATGGACGATATGACAGGACTGGAACTATCGCCAAGGAAGATAGAGTACATAAAATATCTCTTTGAGAAGGGTGACAATGTTCGCACCACTGAGATCTCCGCCCACATGGAAGTGGACCCCTCTACCATAACCAAGGCTATTAACGAGCTTGCTTCATCCGGATATGTGAACCATGTCCCGTACAGGGGATTCAGCCTTACGGAAAAAGGAGAGGAATATGCACACTTCCTTTTGAGAAGGCACCGTATCTTAAGCCTGATGCTGAACCATTACGGCCTCACTGCAGAAGAATCGTGTGCAGAGGTTGCAAGATTTGAGGCTTATGTATCAAAAAAGGCCATCAACACGATCTGTGACTCTATGGGGCATCCGACCTTCGGGGTTTGTGGCAGGATCGAGCATGACAGCTGCAACCTCAAACATAACCATCACGAACCCCACGAGGGATGAGCATCATTCCCCTGCTTCCAGTATCTCTTTGACCTTCTTCAGAACAAGAATTGCATCTTCCCTTTTTACATCCGATGCATTGTTCCTGCAGTAGCCCAGCAGGGGTTCCGCATCTTCCAGCAGTCCTTCTTCAACTGCTTTTTTTATAATACCAAGATAGCTTCTCTGAGGATAATGGATACTTTTTGTTATCGCGATCAGCCCTTTGAAGGTCTCATTATCGATCAGACCCTGCTCAACTGCCTCCCTGAAGGTCTCCCTGATATTAACAAGCGGTAGTGAGACCTGTTCAAAGGTCTCGGGGTTAGTGGTCACTGCGACCTCGTCATCGGATTCAATGACACCGTCACGGTACCAGCCATAGACTGTACCCACACCGACCATGCCATGAACATCAAGCTCTGACGCGCGCAATGCGCCCATGCTGCAACCACCTACGACCT
This genomic stretch from Methanococcoides sp. LMO-2 harbors:
- a CDS encoding NifB/NifX family molybdenum-iron cluster-binding protein, with protein sequence MKVCVPSAKNGGLEDNVGQHFGMVPNYTVLDTETNEVMVVENTSQHNGGVGLPPELLSNAGVDIMLCGGLGTKAVNMFSEFGIEVFVGAQGTVETAISEWKEGNLASPNSENVCQGHDHDHDHQN
- a CDS encoding ATP-binding protein: MKIAIASGKGGTGKTTVAVNLSLSLQDAQLLDCDVEEPNCNLFLKREMEPITEVTTVIPEILEENCTYCKKCSDFCRFNAIATLPNKIMTFPALCHSCGGCMMVCPEGAIQECEIVTGIIRKSTTKDQTGPELYEGLLDIGQTMASPVIGKVKKYIDPTRTAIIDAPPGTACPVLTTLEDVDYCILVTEPTPFGLHDLKLAVEVARVLNIPHGILINRSGSGDDSVEKYCADEGIEVLMKIPQDTRIARLYSEGIPFVEEMEEWKEKFMQLYISIKDRYGRSEKA
- a CDS encoding 4Fe-4S binding protein, with protein sequence MKQLVIISGKGGTGKTTITAGISSLAENSIIADCDVDAPNLHLLLEPEVIETFDFHGMDIANIDDEKCSGCNLCIENCNFNAIFTDHSINSCKCEGCGVCEYVCPENAITMIDNPSGTVFSSTTRYGPMVHAELFIGEEASGKLVTSVKEHALSLARENDSDLVIYDGPPGTGCPVIATITGADLALIVTEPSVSGIHDLERIIKVTDHFGIPAIVCINKYNINEENTKQIEISCEENGIMVAGKLPYDTIPNRAMIGKKTVIEYADNEFSDNLKSIWRTVKAELDATS
- a CDS encoding DUF1847 domain-containing protein is translated as MKCASCKTRRCREGKDCTPREVQPEYVAEDLDMMKAASKIEANFYMQRTRLEELILFAKEMGYRKLGVAFCLGLGDEARTLCHILEKDFMVESVCCKICGVDKEEYGLDKIREGRETTCNPIAQATMLNRAGTDLNIIVGLCMGHDIMFNKYSEAPVTTFIVKDRVLAHNPAGALYSGYYQRNRFGMGNK
- a CDS encoding MBL fold metallo-hydrolase, with product MKVTIVYDNEAKPPFRKGWGFSCYIDTGNRKILFDTGWDGCALRHNLSKLNIPVEDIDILVLSHQHWDHIGGLPVILNSSKSLEVFVPASFSEKLKNEMSVHSTLHEVTDKCRICNNVFSTGELGNNPKEQSLMLETANGIFVITGCAHPGLEAIIGAAASEGEVCGIIGGLHDSREYELLEGLEFIGVGHCTSNIETIKSMFPDTFVPIEAGYSFEI
- a CDS encoding NifB/NifX family molybdenum-iron cluster-binding protein; its protein translation is MRIAIPSTEKGGLEDDVELHFGKAATYTIYDSETEEVEVMENTSVHVGGKGLPHELLVKAGVDVVLCSGVGQKIVDLLNKNDIDIFIGADGTVQEAIDSWKAGKLYRPKSINVDKDQGLGLTQHSL
- a CDS encoding MBL fold metallo-hydrolase codes for the protein MIIRQIFTDGIAHSSYLFGGNTTCAVVDPDRDIDVYMDVASEMGWEITHVLETHLHADFISGHIELRERTGATIVAPASANCSFDSMEVSEGDSFEIEDMVIEVLETPGHTPEHVSYVVTDRSRGEVPVCVFCGDTLFVGDVGRPDLFPGRAEELASKLYESLHEKLLKLPDHCEVYPAHGAGSLCGRSMAAKRSTTIGYERLYNYALNISDREDLIHSLTENMPNAPDHFSRCSEVNGRGPELLVVLPPLKAIPPADFSKLVEDPGTIVLDIRCYEAFGGRHIPGAYSIDLKSNFATFSGWLLPPDKNILLVSDSPDHASEAAVWLHRVDLDRVIGFLEGGMHAWAMAGLPTEHLCQVSSPELDNMVRDDEEFILVDVRAPSEFDSGHIDKAINIPVEEVRYSYKGLDPEAKTLVICGSGHRSSMAASILQQNNFSDVHNVSGGMTGYNAAGFGPDCPLCALPWISSGKGKMDE
- a CDS encoding MgtC/SapB family protein; this encodes MLTFDIGLDPVLYDFLTKAILSLLIGILIGIEREHRRKDQEVFAGVRTFAIVCLSGMLAAYVAEVINSAILQITTALVAASCFVLVYRIYTTSGKLGMTSSIALFSTYLLGVLVTSGRFLFAIIIAVLITLLLIEKKPLHTFAQHLSDEEILNAVQFLVVAFILYPLMPDEPVLGVLNLKSAILIVVLVMFIGFISYISLKRFGTDGGITYSGLFGGFISSEATTAALATMAKNRTSLMDALYIGVLMSNISMIISNTLIALIVDPTASTMLMMLPPQLAMLMITIGIVIIRRKKNDIMTEPLEIGSPFALKPAFRFGAIFTILLVITSISSEFLGDAGVYASALGGLVSSSAVTASVAALAFSGNVSYTVAAQTAVAAGIISTLNKLVLIRISGSKELYCRSRNTLILIAATGIAALYLWTLYAGSTVF
- the nudC gene encoding NAD(+) diphosphatase, encoding MNTQYRPSFATEELEFHGNENNPEGKALYFPVHRRKILIDAASRPEEYFEYSPGEKVINGTEVIYIGTINSKPCYCFEMEEELCEEDMQYFDLHDLYGVIDEEMLGIASRAVQMADFYRTHQYCGICGGTTEYIPKETGMQCHDCDHIAYPRISPAVIVLIERDEHLLMARSRNFPEGLYGLVAGFVEAGETIEHAAHREIREEVGVSVKDLTYFASQPWPFPSSLMIGFTANFAEGEIDIDPEEIEDAAWFHVNDIPKLPQKKSISRALIDHFLEKHAKGE
- a CDS encoding metal-dependent transcriptional regulator; this translates as MDDMTGLELSPRKIEYIKYLFEKGDNVRTTEISAHMEVDPSTITKAINELASSGYVNHVPYRGFSLTEKGEEYAHFLLRRHRILSLMLNHYGLTAEESCAEVARFEAYVSKKAINTICDSMGHPTFGVCGRIEHDSCNLKHNHHEPHEG
- a CDS encoding TfuA-related McrA-glycine thioamidation protein is translated as MRAVVFAGTSISHEDAKEILDVTYMPPVARGDVDKVAGQGYDVIGIIDGVFFDRAAVAHKEIIRAMKKGIKVVGGCSMGALRASELDVHGMVGVGTVYGWYRDGVIESDDEVAVTTNPETFEQVSLPLVNIRETFREAVEQGLIDNETFKGLIAITKSIHYPQRSYLGIIKKAVEEGLLEDAEPLLGYCRNNASDVKREDAILVLKKVKEILEAGE